In the genome of Ictalurus punctatus breed USDA103 chromosome 3, Coco_2.0, whole genome shotgun sequence, the window tctaaggcctcatttataaaactttGGAAAGCTAATATTTAGGTCCCCAGAAAagaataattgtttattaatacaCAATAAGCATATAAATAGGGTGGATTTGTGTTCTTTTATGACTGTTTGTACAAACACTAGTTGAATCAATATCAAAACAGGAGCATTTTGGAATGTGAATAATCTAATCTcactattaaataaaatgtctagATGTACTGGCCCATTCAGTCAACTAGGTTAATCCAAGCCAATTAATCATCAAATCACATGCACATTTATGGAGTTATAGTAGtttctcctttaaaaaaaaaaaaaaaaaaaaaaagtaattctCTGACAGAACCTGCGTGCATTCAATTTTCCTGATTATGCTTCAGAAAATCAGCAAATGTTGCCACTTGCATTTGGATATTGGCCTGTTTGATATGTGGGTGAGAAAACATTTATACCTTCCTATATGGCTGGCACGATATGGGTCAGGGATGACTGTTATGCCAGACCTCATCAGCCCTTGTTGAAAAGTTCACATTGCAAATATCTCAAAATTGTCAGTGCCTTGTTAGATAGGTTCATAGGGATTGCATGATGTTCGCATGATGATCTCTCcagtgctggctgtaattcagaACAGAAAGCGAAGTAGATGTCCCTTGGGAACATAAGACAGTCATTATTTTAagccaaaaaaaatcttttaaaaaaagaaggggCTGTACTTTTTTGGAAGGGGCTGTACACATACATATGACCTGGGATTACATGTGGACGTCGGTTAACTCTAGGGTACTTGACACATTTCATAAACACTCTATTTCAGTTATGACCTCAGagttacagtcatgtgaaagaGTATACCCTATGAGTATACCCTATGGAAATTGTAGGcgtttttgacatatttggacaagcaaacatttgatcctctttaaatcattgcctattaatgaagttagTATACttggggaaaaaacacaaggaaaattaggtttttcaatcatttattcaacagaaatatcaatgtgatattcttctgtggaaaaagtaagtacccccttggcctcagaagctagtattgcccctctttgcctatatgctcattggcacaTTCTAATCTTGCaaagctttttcctggcacacctcccatgcaagtcaaatttgtgcaatctcttcctgattgtagaagcatgcactttgacagcTGCAAGACTTAATAACAGatactgtgatgaaattttgcgGTTcatggagacttctttttgcatcatctgctcttgggctgaatttgcttgtacggccagtcctggacagaTTGGCaatcgtttgaaatctgtgccatttgtagatgattttctttAGGGtgaaatgatgtatttcaaataatttggagctctttttaaatcctttgccagactcataggcatccacaacctttttttctgaacacCTTATAGAACtctagatcttggcatgatgacaccacacctcaataaaaaaagtgaacaccacacactagatatgagagggatataaataagacaggttccacctgcattTCCTAAGCAGACTCTAATCACTGGTACCCAATCTTaaacacctgattcaaattttttggatttgaaggtgtgataaatgtaggggtgtacgtactttttccatgtgactgatctgttttttgttaatttaaattatgaaaattaccACAAGATGtcaattttgtgtgtcatttgatatcaactttattaataggcactgtttgaAAGAGGATGTCAAAAaggccaacaatttccatggggtgtacttactttttcacaagTCATTCATCGCCCTTTTAGTGTAAATGGTTATTTAAGgtgtgaagctttttttttatatatatatatatatatatatatatatatatatatatatatagagccATTGTCTCATTTGTGAAGGTCAGCATCCTTTCTCATTTTGGGTATTCTCTGATTTTTTGCCAAGCTGATTGATAACACAATGTCTAGTCCGTCTGtcatctcatatttataccccagtgAAATAAGATGCCATGGTGACCACAAAAGTGTTCCTAATGGTTCATTTTTCcttaaaaagattaaatattaatgtCAATCATTGTTGGTGTATCAAAACAATTTTCTGGGTTCTAGTAATTGATTGTTTTACTTCACTGAAATAATGTATTCCTCTCATATTTTTAGTTTATAAATAGCAGTGGTATTTTAATTTCCCCCATTTCCTGTTTTGCCCATCTCTACCAAGGATGCTAACAATTCTGAAGGCTACTGTAGCATTTTCATATCAGTGATGCTAGGTGTTTTTTGTTCTAGCTTTCACGTTGATGACTGTTCAATTATTCAGCACACTAAATATTTACTCTGGAACTGAGAACATTTATGAAGCATGGTTCTCACATCCAGGGATGTTAAAATCACTTTTATATGATGTGGTGGGAATTTGTAAGATAGTAGCAGGGTCCTTGGTGCTAGCTCATTCTCAGTTTGTCTGTGCGTTTTCAGCTCTTCAGCCAAGAAACACTAATGAAGTTTGTGCCACGCTACAGTCTGGTGGTGGAGCTGCAGGATGGAGGaacgtgtgtgcggagtttccATGACCCTCATGGCACTGTGGCGGCCTACATCAGTGAAGCCCATGAGCATAATGGTCACCTTTACCTGGGATCTTTCCGCTCTCCTTACCTGTGTAAACTTGACTTGAGCAAAGTGTAAAACAGTCCTACAGTAACATAGGACTATATGTCACAGGTATTTCCTGGGGCTTCTTTATCAGTTGTGTTACATATCCTCAAGAGTCAGTAAACCCTTTTTGTGCCCTCTCCCATAATCCTCTGCTGAATTGAGGATCCTGAGTCCTTCACACCCATTCCTGCATTTAATACAGATGCTGTCATTCAGCTTTGACTCATGTTTAGGTTTTTGTTCTGCTGAGCCATGTGACTATTTTAATTCTCCCTTTTTATGTTGaatgatgtgtatatatgtatataagcaTGCCTGCAGATGTCAGCTTGCTTTATTTAAAAGAGGTGCCATTTCTATATTTGTTTTGCTCCTATGACAGGAGGTGCACAGTGTTTGCActgtgatcttttattttacattggACTGTCATCTGACCCTTAAAATAGAGCTGCTGATTTACTTGAAAACTTTGCCACAGAAGTATCAGTGCAGATGATGACTTGTGAAATTCATAACTTCTAGTTGCAGGACTGAAATGTAACTGTGGAATGAAGAAACAGTATTTTACAAATCCATTGCTTTACCTTACAAAATTGACATTAGATATGTTTGAGCATCTCTGAGCTTCAGTTTGCAAAGCTTTCCGTTTGAGCTTCCGATCATTTCAGCTCTGAATAAGGAACTAGCAATTAGCAATAATTTCCTGTTGAATGCTTATGCCAATTAGTGAATTGTTTTAACTGTCTGTGGTAGCATTCATAGCAGCTACTACATAGCGTGtacaacatacatacatacatacatacatacatacataaataaataaatgtacctGTTGTACAAACACGTCCATATCTTCCGCTGAACAGTATTGTGGTGCTAAAGCTAGAGACTACACAAGATCTGGCTTAATATGAAAGATGGATGCAGTGCATTTCAAAAACAGCTGCATGACTGAATCTTAAAGCAACCtctttcagtccctccaggacttTTGCAAtggcagaaattaacgcaaaatcaagcaaactctgcaatattcagggGAGCTTGTCATTtctcaaaattacagcagattttccacagatttgggccaagacaccaCGTGATaccatcacaacacacattcagcaaAAAGCAGTCTTCAATTCACGTgtcgaacatgaatacagctaaaattTCTCATTTCATCACTGTGAAAgtccatgcaaaacaatttcgtgccaTTGCAATTTAGCCAATTCAAGaagttttcttcaaaaaacatcACAATCAAGCATCTTTGGcctcaacaatcacaaaaaaaaactgtacggACTGATCTTTATTACCCAACATAGTAGTACCCAACATAGCTCTAGCATAAGCTTTTCTCTTACAGAAGATTACAACCAGACTATATATTCCAGCTATATGATCAGGACAGACAATAACTAGGCATTATGCATGATCATTGAAGGTACGTTTCAATTATACATACCAATTGAGTATTTTATTCTTAGCCAATTAACTCAAATTCAAAGCACATTCAGATGCATAGTTATTAGTAATACTTGTTTGAAGGAAGGCAAAGGAAATATGTGGTCTTCATCGTCTTCTGCCATGGTATGGCCCACACTTCAAAGTTACAGCGAAAAGtctgaaatatataaacacaaaacgTTTGTCCTAATATGTTTAGAAATAGCAGCATTTGATACTAATGATAAAAGATTGAATATTGAATAAAACTTAATGAAATGAACTGCAGTGAACTTTATCTAAAGACTATCCAAAGACTATCTAGGCATCAAGTTGTGTATGCCATAATTATTAGAactgtatttaatattttcacacTCTTCCCTCTTGATTTCCAACACATTTTTAAGCAGAAAACACGTTTCACCTGTTGCAATGCATCATCTTTTGGCTGGAAGTCACATTTAGCAAGGTCAGCATTAGCCTCTCTCTTCTTACACATAGTCCGAGATATCTCAATTTTGAGAATGTACTTTATACCTTTGACAATCTGtgataaagaaaacaaataggGTAGTATGGGCAGTGTGATGTTACTTTTAGTATATTTCACACCTGAAGACTTATACAAGAGGTAGATTGGAGGTCTTACTTGTCTTTGTGCCTTATCAATGGCTGAAGCCTTAAAAAAGAAGGCATCATTGGACTTATTGTTGAAGGAGTAGGTTGCAGTAAGGACAGCCATTTGAACTTCTGTATCATTCTTACTGACATTTTGTGGTTTGCCTGGAGCTGGCCCATTAGCAAAGATACGAACTGGAGATTTTTCTGAAAGAGTTTCAATAATGTACAGTTATGaaattatcctgttgaaaaataaaaacagtagaaactcatagaatttgtaatggttttaatgggaattgttttggttttaatggaaagtgTAATGGTTCCTCTACTGGTagtttgttgccttctattgatggcatgttatgtctagtggatgccattaaggaccaacaatggtaatgataatagttttaatggttaacagcagatggtttgtaattgtatttttaGTGGAAACCAACTAATTTCCAATAGAATAGAAAGTTTACTCTCCATATTTGTACGGTCAATGAGCAAACTCTGTTCAGGAAACCATTGCAGAGCAATGAAAGAAGGTGAAAATAATAGCATTTCCATGTATAATGGGAAAACTTACAGTGCTTTTACAGTGGTGAAAGAAAAGACTGATTTGTCACCAGGCTTCATCATTTTTGAAAAGGGGTAAATCAGGAGCGCCAAGACATCACATACTATCCGAAATTCAAGGATTCATTCCCACCCAAGAGTGAAATATATGAGAGAAAAGTATTCAAGGGTTAAAATTGGTTCAAAAAGCCCAGCAATCACTTTTCACAAAACTCATCAAGAGAGCTAAAGCTGCTTCTGAGGCTTTCTTCAGTCTGTGTTATCTACAGTGGAGCTTGAAAGAAACTGTTAGAATTTTtacataaatatgaactaaatcAGATTTTTACAAGTCCAAAAAGTATACAAAGCCCAATTAAATAATGAGACAAATATTCtacaatattcatttatttattgaggagaaTTATCCAATATCTCATATGTGAGTGGCAAAGGTATACGAACCTGTAGgtttagcagttaatttgaaggtgaaattagagtcagatgttttcaatcaatgggatgacaatcaggtgtgagtgagcaccctgttttatttgaggaacagggatctatcataGTCTGATCTTCATAACATATGTTCGTGGAAGTGAGTCATGGCATGAACGAgagatttttgaggacctcataaagagagttgttgatgctcatcagggtggaaaagtttacaaaaccatctctaaagagtttggactccaccaatccacagtcagatagattgtgtacaaataaaGGAACTCCAAGaccattgttcccctccccaggagtggctGACCCACAAAGATCACTctaagagcaagacgtgtaatagtctatgaggtcacaaaggaacccttggtaacttctaaacaactaaaggcctctctcacctCTGGCTAATTTTGGCTAaagtatcatggtttggacctgttgtgctgcatctgggccaggatggctTGCCATCTTTGATGGGACAATGAAGTCTGAAGTATACCAGAGAATACTAAAGGAAAACATCTGTTCATGAattgaatctcaagagaaagtgggctATGCAGcgatgttttggaatggccaagtcaaagtcctgaccttaaatCAACAGATACTGGAAACGTTCAGTTGTGGTTATTGCTGCATAACAGATAGTGAaagcaaaaggttcacatatttttgccactcacagatacataatattggattattttcctcaaaaaataaatgaccaagtacaataattttgtgtcatttgtttaattgggttctctttgtctactttcaggattgaaaatctgatgatgttttaagtcatatttatgcagaaatatagacaaatctaaaaggttcacaaacattcaagcaccattgtattTCCTGATGAAGCACAACAAGCCCCTTTCATGATGGTgaggttttttggtttttgttttttttaaagtgttgacAGTCACTGCTTACTGACCCCATTCATgcactttaaaaacaaagacataCAAAATGGCAATTAACAGTGTGCTTCTTGGTCCAGCAACGGTAAAGAGAAGAGTAGATTTGTTATCTGAGGACATTTCTGATCAGATTCTCAAAAGATTTACACATGCATTTTCTAACCCTAAGTAACTCACACATATGACACCTGAACAACTGCATTATTCTCAACCTATACTCCACATTGCACTGTACTGACAGAGAGTACAGCCATCACAGTGATtaaattagacaaaaatattaacctcactctctctctctctctcataataCACACCCTGTCATTTTATCAAGAAGACAGAAATTGTCTAAGGTACAAGCTGCACAGGTGCCTGTGTTACTATAGATAGTGGGACTATAGATTATATAATCCTGTTggtattttgtttcttttggcACCATGTAGTGTGGTAAATCTTGTTCAAATTTTGACTTCCAAAGTCCAGAGTGAGCTTGTGCTCAAAAAGGTTGAAGACCACTGGTGTAAAGCATCAAATACACATGCTTTTAAAGGCATAGATTTTACAGTGGAACACTTTACAGGCAAGTTCTTGATGCTTACTAGCTTTGTTGAAAAGCAGACAATACAGCTTTCAAAGGCAAAGCAGGGCTGTTTCAATATTATAGGCTCTTAATCATAAAAACTCATAATAAACTCAATAATGAAAAGGCTGcagtatatttatgtatttcttaCCAGATGAACAAAACCCAGCCAGTAGAAAGACTAGAAGCAGATGATAACAAGCGTCCATGGCTGTGCAAGTTCTCTCAGCTTTGCTCAGCTACTTCCTGTGGAGCAACACTTCAACCACCTTAACATAACTGATGCAGTCCCCCAACCGGCTTACCCACACCACGGCTAGAATGTTCCACTTAgactaaacaacaaacaacggTGAATTTAATTAAGTAATATCCTGTGAGACTAAGTGTTTTAGCTCTCACAGGATATTAATTAGTTTCAATGGTCACTACAGCTCACTACACTACAAAAAAAGCAACTatgaaaaggggaaaaaatgcaaatgatCCTGGCTAATTACTTAACTAAACCTGTAATGTGTTTACATTTCTATACTGattaattattcttttttttattgccatttGTGTGAACGTCACAGAGACCATCAATTAGAGAAGTGACTGAAACTAGAGTTTAATATGTAGACTCTGAAGGGACCCCTTGTGCTTTCCCACACATCCTGTGTTCAAAGAGTAtgtagactctctctctctctctctctctctctctctctctgtaagcCTCCACTAAACAGCTTGTCTGACCAATAAGTAAACCTCTCATAAATTAAATTCTAATTATATTGTAACATTGGTTGCAGTCAAGAGAGTTGGCTGGTGAAGAAACTATGGGGGAGAACTGTAGTTAGCTCCAGAAAAGCAACTTCCCACAATTCTAAAATGCTTGCTGGTTGGAAATCACCTCAGTCACACAGGGAAAGTTTGTGGAACCAGCAGCAATATGACCTttataacagttttttttttccttttcttttcttttctgaggTCATTTACTTTTCAGTCAGAAAGTTTGTGAACGTGTTTGTGAACGTGTTTGAGTCGCCTCTGCTGTCACTGATTGTTGTTGCTATTTATCTTTTGTCAGCATGGTTTATTAAACGGCCTACAGCCATTACGCTTGTATGTTGTAGTATTTACATTTGTGTCCGGCAGGTGGCGCTGTGTAGTCGCTGTAATTTTCTGCCGCATGGGAAATAACGTGTTTGACTCTCCTGTGTCAGTCAGGTAATCTTTATTGCTGGCAGATCTTGGATACAGAAATATCAATTATTTAGCAGAGAAAATGATGCCTGTGAAAACTATAGATTCGGATTCATAATTTAGATCCAGTGGCTTTGTGtgtaaatttcacacacacatcttaagTTCTTTACTTACACAAGTTAAATAATTTTAGTCTAAAATAAGAGAGTATTGGCTACATTTTCAGATTACAACATCTTTAGATTGTATTAATCCtattttagttatgctgtcattcCTCAGTTTTATGAGTGTGATGAAAGTTTAATGGGATGATAGTCTGGTgattgaaattatatatatatatatatatatatatatatatatatatatatatatatataatatattcggtatgtatgtgtgtgtgtgtgtatatatatatatatatatatatatatatatatatatatatatatatatatatatataaaaaatatattcggtatgtatgtgtgtgtgtgtgtatatatatatatatatatatatatatatatatatatatatatatatatatatatatatatatatattcggcATTCCAGTTTAACTCTAATCTTAGCATTTCAGCTGCAAAGCTAGTGTTTAACTGTCAAACATGTCATGTTTCCTGCTTTCCAAAGGTTGGAACTGTGTCCAGCCATGGCCAATTCCTCATGTGCTTGCTCCTCTTGCATGCTCTTGTCTGGTCATAATTAAACCTCTGCCTGTCCACTTCAGCATAAATTGGATTACCATTGCTGAAGAGCGTGTAGCCATGTCCTCATATGAGAGAAGACAAGGCTCACCAGAGCATTCGCACTGAACCCCCTGCCACCAAAATCCATCTGTTGTTTCTCAGCTGCTTCATCGCCTATTCAGGGGCTTTTATACTCATTTTAATGCTGATCCTGGCACAGTATTCAAAATCCTAATACTGTTAAGGACAATTAGGTCATACTTTAGTGTAGCTCTTACCAGTATCACTCATTGTTATTTAAATACTTCACTATAACAGACATACACTATAACAGACGTCACAAATACCATAAAATCACAAATGTATGTGATTGGTATGTATGTGTCAGGAAGAAgagttgttttcattttcagacTGCAACTGAAATATTgtataggaaatatatttagctTTAACTGCACTATTGCATATTTCTTGGCCTTAAGGTGTGGATATTATtctatgttatttatttatcatttttcgTTTTTCTTAGCTTACC includes:
- the LOC108263311 gene encoding cystatin-F; the encoded protein is MDACYHLLLVFLLAGFCSSEKSPVRIFANGPAPGKPQNVSKNDTEVQMAVLTATYSFNNKSNDAFFFKASAIDKAQRQIVKGIKYILKIEISRTMCKKREANADLAKCDFQPKDDALQQTFRCNFEVWAIPWQKTMKTTYFLCLPSNKYY